GGCGGAAGTGGTGGCGTGGCTTCGCGCCCAGGAGATCCCTGCCGTGAACCTCCGGGGTGGCATCGACGCCTGGACCCTCCGCGTCGATCCCGCCCTCCGGCGCTACTGAGGCGCCGGAGCCCGGGCCGATGGCCGAGCTGACCGTCGCGCGGGAGGGCGGCGTGGCCCGCGTCACGCTGGCCCGCCCGCCGCTGAACATCCTGACCCCCGCGCTCATCGCCGAGCTGGGCGCAGCCTTCCGCGCCCTCGGTGGCGCCGCCGACGTCCGGGTGATCGTCCTCGGCGCCACCGGCCGCGCCTTCTCGGCCGGCGTCGAGGTCCAGGCGATGCGCGACCTCGGCGCCCCGGCCGCGCGCGCCTTCATCGGCGCGTTCCATGACACGATCCGCGCCGTGCGGGAGCTGCCGGCGCCCGTCCTGGCCCGCCTCCACGGCCATGTCCTCGGCGGCGCCCTGGAGCTCGTCCTGGGCTGCGATCTCCGGCTCGCCGCGGCGTCCTGTCGGCTCGGGATGCCGGAGATCCGGGTCGGGATCCCCTCGGTGATCGAGGCGGCGCTCTTGCCGGGCCTCGTCGGCTGGGGCCGGGCGGCTGAGCTCCTCCTGCTGGGCGAGAGCATCGACGCCGTCGAGGCGGAGCGCTGGGGCCTCGTCAACCGGGCCGTGCCCGACGACGCGCTCGACCGGGAGGTGGAGGCCTGGATCGCGCGACTGCTGGCGCTCCCCCCGCAGGCCCTCCGCCGCCAGAAGGCCCTCCTGGCCGCGTGGCGCCGCGTCGACCTCGAATCGGCCATCGCGCTGTCGATGGACGCCTTCGCGGCGACCTATACCACGGACGAGCCGCGGGCGGCCATGCAGCGGTTTCTCGATCGCGGGAGATCCGAGGCGCGGTGAGCGGGAGTCCCCCCCTTGACACCCGAGCGCCTCACGGCGGAACGTGGGAAGGCCCCATGGACTTCGACCTGACGGACGCCCAGCGACTCACCCGGGACCTGGTCCGCGAATTCGCGGAGCGGGAGGTCAAGCCTCGCGCCGCCGAGATCGACCGCGCCGACGAGTTTCCGGGAGACCTCTACAAGCGGATGGCGGAGCTGGACATCCTCGGCATGACGGTGCCGTCCGAGTACGGGGGCTCGGGCGCCGACACCCTGAGCTGGTGCATCGCCCAGGAGGAGCTGGCCCGCGCCTCGGCCGCCGTCGCCGACGCCCAGCTCCTCTCGAAGCTGATGAGCGACATGATTCTCGCCAACGGGACCGAGGCGCAGCGCCGGCGGTACCTGCCGGCCATGGTCCGCGGCGAGAAGATCTGCGCCATCGCCCAGACCGAGCCGGGCGCCGGCTCCGACGTGGCCGGGATCCAGACGACCGCCACCCCGACCGCCGACGGCTACATCCTGAACGGGACGAAGCGCTTCATCACGGCGGCCCTGGTCTGCGAGCTGGCCGTCGTGGTGGCGACGACGGACCGGCGGAAGGGGCGCGCCGGGATCACGCTCCTTCTCGTGGAAATGGGGACGCCGGGGTTCGCGCGCGGCTCGAAGGAGTCGCTCCTCGGCGTGCGCGGGCTCGCCACCGGGGAGCTCGTCTTCGAGGACTGCCGCGTGCCCCGCTCGGCCCTCCTCGGCGGCGAAGGCGAGGGGTTCAAGCGGGCCATGATCTCGCTCGACACCGGACGGATCGGGATCGGCGCCCAGGCCCTGGGGATCGCCCAGGCCGCCATGGAGGCGGCGGTCGCCTACGCCAGGCAGCGCCCCGCCTTCGGCCAGCCGATCGCGGGCTTCCAGGCGGTCCAGTTCATGCTCGCCGACATGTCGGCCCAGATCGAGGCGAGCCGCCTCCTCCTCCGCAAGGCGGCCTGTCTCAAGGACCGGGGCCGGCCGCTCATCCGGGAGGCGGCCGAGGCGAAGCTCGTCGCCTCCGAGACCGCGGCGCGGGTGACGACCGACGCCCTCCAGATCCACGGGGCCTACGGCTACTCGACCGAGTTCCCCATCGAGCGCTTGTACCGCGACGCGCGGGTCTACCAGATCTGGGAGGGGACGAGCCAGATCCAGCGTCTCGTGATCGCCCGCCAGCTCCTCAAGTGATTTCCCCGTCGATCCTGGTGCGGGCCGACGGCGTCATCCAGTGACCACCGGTCACGGCCCGCTCCGGGTCCTCGAAGGCGTCCGGGTCCTCAGCTTCACCCAGTTCCTGCTGGGACCTTCCGGCGTCCAGTTCCTCGCCGACCTCGGGGCGGACGTCATCAAGATCGAGCCGCCCGGCGGCAAGCTGTGGGAGCGGAACTGGTCGGGGTGCGACCTCTACAAGAACGGGGTGAGCGTCTTCTTCATGTCGACGCACCGGAACCAGCGGAGCCTGACGCTCGACCTCAAGCGGCCAGACGGCCAGGCCATCGCCCGGCGCCTCATCGAGCGCGCCGACGTCCTCGTCCAGAACTTCCGTCCGGGCGTCATGACGCGCCTGGGCCTCGGCTACGAGGCGGCGGCGGCGCTGAACCCCCGTCTGGTCTACGTCTCCGCCTCCGGCTACGGCGAGGCGAGCCCCTATCGCGACCGCCCCGGCCAGGACCTTCTCCTCCAGGCCGTCTCGGGGCTCGCCCATATCTCCGGCCGCGCGGGCCAGCCGCCGACGCCGGTCGGCACCGCCGTGGTCGACCAGCACGGGGCGACGCTCCTGGCCCTCGGCGTGCTGGCGGCGCTCCTCGAGCGCGGCCGGACCGGCCGGGGCCTCCACGTCGAGGTGAGCATGCTGCGGGCGGCTCTCGACCTCCAGCTCGAGGTGGTGACCTACTTTTTGAATGGCGCCCGGATGGAAAAGAGCCCCAGTAGCCTGGCCAGCATGTTTCATCCGGGCCCCTACGGCGTCTACGAGACGAAGGACGGCCACCTCGTGCTCTCGATGTCGCCGCTCTCGGCGCTGCAGCAGGCCCTCGACCTGGCCGAGCTCGCCCCGCACGCGGCGGTGCCGTACAATTTCCCGGCCCGGGAAGCGATCGCGCGGATCCTCGAGCCCGTCATGCGGACGCGGACGACCGCGGAGTGGGTCGAGCTCCTGGTGCCTCGGGGCGTGTGGGCGGCGCCGGTCCTCACCCACGCCGAGACTTTCGCCGACCCGGCGGTGCAGGCGGCCGACGCCGTCGAGGACATCGAGCACCCGGTCGCCGGGCGCGTCCGGCTCCTGCGGTTCCCGCTCGAGCTGTCGACGGGCCGGGCCACCGTGCGCCGGCCACCGCCGATGCCGGGGGAGCAGGCGGAGGAGATCTTGCGGGAGGTCGGCTACGCCGAGGCGGACGTCCGCCGGCTCCGCGCCGAGGGCATCGTGTGAGGGGAAGGGGTGACGTCTGCCGCTGGCATCCCCGCATGATGAAGGTGACACCACGCTGACCGGAGGATGAAGATGCCGAGCGACGGGCTGGACCTCACGGGCCGGGTCGCCATCGTGACCGGTGGGACCCGAGGGATCGGCGAGGCGATCGTCCAGCGGCTCGCGAAGGCGGGCGCGCGGGTCGTGGCGGTGAGTCGAACGGCGACCGAGGGGACGGGGGAAGCCGGGGGAGCGGTCCTGGCCGGAGACGTGGCGGTCGAGGCCGACGTGGCTCGGGCCGTCGAGACCGTCCTCGGGCGCTACGGGGCCATCGACATCCTGGTGAACTGCGCGGGCGTGGTCCGCCGGAAGCCCGCGCTCGAGACGACCGAGGCGGACTGGAGCTTCCTGCTCGACG
This Candidatus Methylomirabilota bacterium DNA region includes the following protein-coding sequences:
- a CDS encoding enoyl-CoA hydratase-related protein; amino-acid sequence: MAELTVAREGGVARVTLARPPLNILTPALIAELGAAFRALGGAADVRVIVLGATGRAFSAGVEVQAMRDLGAPAARAFIGAFHDTIRAVRELPAPVLARLHGHVLGGALELVLGCDLRLAAASCRLGMPEIRVGIPSVIEAALLPGLVGWGRAAELLLLGESIDAVEAERWGLVNRAVPDDALDREVEAWIARLLALPPQALRRQKALLAAWRRVDLESAIALSMDAFAATYTTDEPRAAMQRFLDRGRSEAR
- a CDS encoding CaiB/BaiF CoA-transferase family protein — translated: MTTGHGPLRVLEGVRVLSFTQFLLGPSGVQFLADLGADVIKIEPPGGKLWERNWSGCDLYKNGVSVFFMSTHRNQRSLTLDLKRPDGQAIARRLIERADVLVQNFRPGVMTRLGLGYEAAAALNPRLVYVSASGYGEASPYRDRPGQDLLLQAVSGLAHISGRAGQPPTPVGTAVVDQHGATLLALGVLAALLERGRTGRGLHVEVSMLRAALDLQLEVVTYFLNGARMEKSPSSLASMFHPGPYGVYETKDGHLVLSMSPLSALQQALDLAELAPHAAVPYNFPAREAIARILEPVMRTRTTAEWVELLVPRGVWAAPVLTHAETFADPAVQAADAVEDIEHPVAGRVRLLRFPLELSTGRATVRRPPPMPGEQAEEILREVGYAEADVRRLRAEGIV
- a CDS encoding acyl-CoA dehydrogenase family protein is translated as MDFDLTDAQRLTRDLVREFAEREVKPRAAEIDRADEFPGDLYKRMAELDILGMTVPSEYGGSGADTLSWCIAQEELARASAAVADAQLLSKLMSDMILANGTEAQRRRYLPAMVRGEKICAIAQTEPGAGSDVAGIQTTATPTADGYILNGTKRFITAALVCELAVVVATTDRRKGRAGITLLLVEMGTPGFARGSKESLLGVRGLATGELVFEDCRVPRSALLGGEGEGFKRAMISLDTGRIGIGAQALGIAQAAMEAAVAYARQRPAFGQPIAGFQAVQFMLADMSAQIEASRLLLRKAACLKDRGRPLIREAAEAKLVASETAARVTTDALQIHGAYGYSTEFPIERLYRDARVYQIWEGTSQIQRLVIARQLLK